A genomic region of Arachis stenosperma cultivar V10309 chromosome 9, arast.V10309.gnm1.PFL2, whole genome shotgun sequence contains the following coding sequences:
- the LOC130948326 gene encoding uncharacterized protein LOC130948326 — translation MKARNPLTDLSNNHNRTAPPPTTTMKMKMKMKNKKMESENSNGGESLKDEQDNALDHLLLVQSNLSSLLHQVDELVVQAFKVKNLSNEGRKEIKSFSDFLSDMHSSLKPWVTRFQIVLSSPSVELKSKPPQALKGNSVSSDDSDESNVSDSLEEPTMDSLISPSPLVSWHANCTIQRGRQMFMLTPLPISKKLSSKFREPSKSEFNKLASTNDVGTSTFLAVSRNMNDLLDSVVVKSTPAKPAPSLANEAANNQEPKRDSSILVMMTPRFKMSPPKSCVLLEPISEIHHLGDIKSRKSTPFPLGIHYSDSEDSESLSSRNDALQGLALKSTELKETQKIPKSGIGKKIIEASPCWLTSPLKSCVLLEPLDEKSMDTENADNESSIQISDLALSHQISKLKDEVGHGLSRIENTPMWREPQSTFLTGKRPGENTLKKELWTKFEAASSYGFQPKLPAVEKDAPKGFLDLLEEASCDELK, via the exons ATGAAGGCCAGGAACCCTCTCACTGATTTATCGAACAATCATAATCGCACTGCACCACCTCCAACAACTActatgaagatgaagatgaagatgaagaataagaagatgGAATCCGAGAATTCGAATGGCGGTGAATCGTTGAAGGACGAACAGGACAACGCTCTCGATCACTTGCTTTTGGTTCAGTCCAATCTCTCTTCACTTCTCCATCAG GTTGATGAGCTTGTTGTTCAAGCATTCAAAGTCAAGAATTTAAGCAATGAGGGGAGGAAAGAAATCAAGTCTTTCTCCGATTTCTTGTCTGATATGCATTCATCTTTGAAG CCTTGGGTGACCAGGTTTCAAATTGTGCTTTCTTCGCCCTCTGTAGAGCTCAAAAGTAAACCGCCTCAAGCTTTGAAGGGTAATTCAGTTTCTTCCGATGATAGCGATGAGAGCAATGTCAGTGACAGTCTCGAAGAGCCCACAATGGACTCTCTGATCTCTCCTTCTCCCCTTGTTTCGTGGCATGCCAACTGTACTATTCAAAGAGGTAGACAAATGTTCATGCTCACACCCCTTCCGATATCAAAGAAATTATCATCTAAATTCCGGGAACCATCAAAATCGGAGTTCAATAAATTGGCTTCCACCAATGATGTTGGGACATCAACCTTTTTAGCCGTCTCTAGAAATATGAATGATTTGCTGGACAGTGTTGTAGTGAAGTCAACTCCAGCTAAGCCTGCCCCTTCTCTTGCAAATGAAGCAGCAAATAATCAAGAGCCCAAAAGGGATAGCTCCATACTTGTTATGATGACTCCGCGTTTTAAAATGTCACCTCCAAAATCTTGCGTCTTGCTTGAACCTATATCTGAAATCCATCATCTTGGTGACATAAAGTCTCGCAAATCCACTCCATTTCCTCTTGGGATTCATTACAGTGATTCAGAGGATTCTGAGTCTCTTAGTAGTCGTAACGATGCTTTACAGGGTTTGGCATTAAAATCTACAGAGCTCAAAGAAACACAGAAGATTCCTAAGTCAGGAATTGgaaagaaaataatagaagcatCACCATGCTGGCTTACCTCACCCCTGAAATCCTGTGTTTTGCTGGAGCCACTTGATGAGAAATCAATGGACACGGAGAATGCTGATAATGAGTCATCTATTCAGATATCTGACTTGGCTCTTAGCCATCAAATAAGCAAATTGAAAGATGAGGTTGGTCACGGCCTATCACGTATTGAGAACACTCCGATGTGGCGCGAACCTCAAAGCACTTTCCTAACAGGTAAACGTCCTGGTGAAAATACTTTGAAGAAGGAACTATGGACTAAGTTTGAGGCAGCATCAAGTTATGGGTTTCAACCCAAGTTGCCGGCAGTTGAAAAGGATGCTCCAAAAGGGTTCCTTGACCTGCTGGAAGAAGCTTCTTGTGATGAATTGAAATGA
- the LOC130950767 gene encoding protein PAF1 homolog isoform X2, with amino-acid sequence MASYRPFPPQSSQNPNHQYNQNWSGGYGGGGGGGGGGGDPSTSNSFPPQPYNQMPPNSNFHSHGGGGAPPPPPPSHHPYPYPPPPPPPPENSYPPPPPPLPSSHGAPMYYPSSQYSQYGQQPPPPPPPLPPSSPPPSNSIPPPPPPPSSPPPPPASAPPPPPPKDERRMHSRDKGPIKEGYEHSNHGNPHKQQKPSAVPPMPVKKPNGVQGRVETEEERRLRKKREFEKQRQEEKHRQQLKESQNSVLQKTQMMSSGKGHGSGSVAGSRMAAEKRTTPLLSAERIENRLKKPTTFLCKMKFRNELPDPSAQPKLMAFKRDKDQYTKYTITSLEKMYKPKLFVEPDLGIPLDLLDLSVYNPPSVRLPLAPEDEDLLRDDVAATPIKKDGLKRKDRPTDKGVAWLVKTQYISPLSMDSTKQSLTEKQAKELREMRGGRSMLDSRNSRERQIREIEASFEAAKSRPVHATNKSLYPVEVLPLLPDFDRYDEQFVIAAFDNAPTADSEMYSKLDKSVRDACESKALMKSYVATGSDPANPEKFLAYMTPTPGQLSKDIYDENEDVSYSWVREYHWDVRGDDADDPTTFLVAFDESEARYVPLPTKLVLRKKRAKEGRSSDEVEQFPIPARVTVRRRSSVAAIERKDSQVYTSSKASTSKRRGLELDDDLEQHHRHNYQSSGAEDDMSD; translated from the exons ATGGCCTCTTACAGGCCCTTCCCTCCGCAATCTAGTCAAAACCCTAACCATCAGTATAATCAGAATTGGAGTGGTGGttatggtggtggtggtggtggtggtggtggtggtggagacCCTTCTACTTCAAATTCATTCCCTCCACAACCTTATAACCAAATGCCCccaaattcaaattttcatTCTCATGGTGGGGGTGGtgcaccaccaccacctcctcctTCCCATCACCCCTACCCTTATCCACCACCTCCACCGCCACCACCCGAAAATTCATACCCGCCTCCACCTCCACCACTACCTTCTTCACATGGTGCTCCTATGTATTACCCTTCTAGTCAATACTCTCAGTATGGGCAGCAGCCACCTCCACCACCTCCCCCTCTGCCTCCATCTTCGCCTCCGCCGAGCAATTCTATCCCACCTCCACCCCCTCCACCTTCCTCGCCGCCTCCTCCTCCTGCTTCAGCTCCTCCCCCGCCGCCACCAAAGGATGAGAGGCGGATGCATAGCCGAGATAAAGGGCCGATAAAGGAAGGTTATGAGCATTCAAATCATGGAAATCCTCATAAACAGCAGAAACCTTCTGCTGTTCCTCCAATGCCAGTGAAGAAGCCGAACGGGGTGCAGGGGAGGGTTGAGACAGAAGAAGAGAGGAGGttaaggaagaagagagaattTGAGAAGCAGAGGCAAGAAGAGAAGCATAGGCAGCAGTTGAAGGAATCACAGAACAGTGTCTTGCAGAAGACTCAGATGATGTCATCTGGGAAGGGGCATGGTTCGGGTTCGGTTGCAGGATCTCGAATGGCAGCAGAGAAGAGAACTACACCCTTATTGAGTGCGGAGAGAATTGAAAATAGGTTGAAAAAGCCAACAACATTTTTGTGCAAAATGAA ATTCCGAAATGAACTTCCAGATCCAAGTGCACAACCTAAGCTTATGGCGTTCAAGAGGGATAAAGATCA ATATACGAAATATACAATCACGTCGCTGGAGAAAATGTACAAACCCAAACTTTTTGTGGAACCAGATCTTGGGATTCCTCTGGACCTGCTTGACCTCAGTGTTTATAA CCCTCCCAGTGTCAGACTACCTCTTGCTCCTGAAGACGAAGATTTGTTGCGAGATGATGTTGCGGCTACTCCTATAAAGAAAGACGGCTTAAAAAGAAAAGACAGGCCTACTGATAAAGGTGTAGCTTGGCTTGTCAAAACACAATATATATCTCCCCTCAGCATGGATTCAACAAAACAG TCTTTAACCGAAAAACAAGCTAAGGAGCTGAGAGAGATGAGAGGAGGCCGCAGCATGTTGGACAGTCGTAACAGTAG GGAAAGACAGATCAGGGAAATCGAAGCATCATTTGAAGCAGCTAAGTCACGCCCTGTTCATGCAACCAACAAATCTTTGTATCCTGTTGAGGTTTTGCCTTTGTTACCTGATTTTGATAG GTATGATGAACAGTTTGTTATTGCTGCATTTGATAATGCTCCTACAGCTGATTCAGAAATGTATAGTAAGTTGGACAAATCTGTTCGCGATGCCTGTGAATCAAAG GCACTTATGAAAAGTTATGTTGCAACCGGCTCAGATCCTGCAAATCCTGAGAAATTTTTGGCTTACATGACCCCAACACCTGGACAG CTATCAAAGGATATATATGATGAAAATGAAGATGTCTCATATTCTTGGGTTCGCGAGTATCACTGGGAT GTTCGGGGTGATGATGCAGATGACCCTACAACATTCTTAGTTGCATTTGATGAGTCAGAAGCACGTTATGTG CCTCTTCCAACAAAACTTGTTTTAAGAAAAAAGAGGGCTAAAGAGGGAAGATCAAGTGATGAGGTTGAGCAATTTCCAATACCTGCAAGAGTGACTGTACGGCGGAGGTCAAGTGTTGCAGCAATCGAGCGAAAGGATTCACAG GTTTATACAAGTTCGAAAGCCAGTACTTCAAAGAGAAGGGGTCTAGAATTGGATGATGATCTCGAACAGCATCATCGACACAATTATCAATCTAGTGGAGCTGAAGATGACATGTCTGATTAA
- the LOC130951531 gene encoding histidine-containing phosphotransfer protein 4, giving the protein MERSQPRRQVAAMKQSLFDQGLLDEQFIQLEELSDDANPNFVEEIVTLYYRDSSRLISSIEQALKERHTLDFNKLDTLMHQFKGSSSSIGAKKVKAECTLFREYCRTGNAEGCMKTFQQLKKEYASLRKKLEAYFQLARQAGPMETACRPK; this is encoded by the exons ATGGAGAGAAGCCAACCAAGGAGGCAAGTTGCTGCCATGAAACAATCCCTTTTTGATCAG GGATTATTGGATGAACAATTTATCCAGTTGGAAGAATTATCAGATGATGCTAATCCAAACTTTGTTGAAGAAATTGTCACCCTTTATTATCGTGATTCATCTCGCCTTATCTCAAGCATAGAGCAAGCACT gaaGGAAAGACACACATTGGATTTCAACAAATTGGACACACTTATGCATCAGTTCAAAGGAAGCAGTTCAAG CATCGGAGCCAAAAAGGTGAAAGCAGAGTGCACTCTCTTTAGGGAATATTGTAGGACAGGAAATGCTGAAGG ATGCATGAAGACCTTCCAACAATTGAAGAAAGAATATGCTTCACTTAGAAAGAAACTTGAAGCTTATTTTCAG TTGGCTAGGCAAGCTGGACCCATGGAAACAGCATGTCGTCCAAAATAA
- the LOC130950767 gene encoding protein PAF1 homolog isoform X1: protein MASYRPFPPQSSQNPNHQYNQNWSGGYGGGGGGGGGGGDPSTSNSFPPQPYNQMPPNSNFHSHGGGGAPPPPPPSHHPYPYPPPPPPPPENSYPPPPPPLPSSHGAPMYYPSSQYSQYGQQPPPPPPPLPPSSPPPSNSIPPPPPPPSSPPPPPASAPPPPPPKDERRMHSRDKGPIKEGYEHSNHGNPHKQQKPSAVPPMPVKKPNGVQGRVETEEERRLRKKREFEKQRQEEKHRQQLKESQNSVLQKTQMMSSGKGHGSGSVAGSRMAAEKRTTPLLSAERIENRLKKPTTFLCKMKFRNELPDPSAQPKLMAFKRDKDQYTKYTITSLEKMYKPKLFVEPDLGIPLDLLDLSVYNPPSVRLPLAPEDEDLLRDDVAATPIKKDGLKRKDRPTDKGVAWLVKTQYISPLSMDSTKQSLTEKQAKELREMRGGRSMLDSRNSRERQIREIEASFEAAKSRPVHATNKSLYPVEVLPLLPDFDRYDEQFVIAAFDNAPTADSEMYSKLDKSVRDACESKALMKSYVATGSDPANPEKFLAYMTPTPGQQLSKDIYDENEDVSYSWVREYHWDVRGDDADDPTTFLVAFDESEARYVPLPTKLVLRKKRAKEGRSSDEVEQFPIPARVTVRRRSSVAAIERKDSQVYTSSKASTSKRRGLELDDDLEQHHRHNYQSSGAEDDMSD, encoded by the exons ATGGCCTCTTACAGGCCCTTCCCTCCGCAATCTAGTCAAAACCCTAACCATCAGTATAATCAGAATTGGAGTGGTGGttatggtggtggtggtggtggtggtggtggtggtggagacCCTTCTACTTCAAATTCATTCCCTCCACAACCTTATAACCAAATGCCCccaaattcaaattttcatTCTCATGGTGGGGGTGGtgcaccaccaccacctcctcctTCCCATCACCCCTACCCTTATCCACCACCTCCACCGCCACCACCCGAAAATTCATACCCGCCTCCACCTCCACCACTACCTTCTTCACATGGTGCTCCTATGTATTACCCTTCTAGTCAATACTCTCAGTATGGGCAGCAGCCACCTCCACCACCTCCCCCTCTGCCTCCATCTTCGCCTCCGCCGAGCAATTCTATCCCACCTCCACCCCCTCCACCTTCCTCGCCGCCTCCTCCTCCTGCTTCAGCTCCTCCCCCGCCGCCACCAAAGGATGAGAGGCGGATGCATAGCCGAGATAAAGGGCCGATAAAGGAAGGTTATGAGCATTCAAATCATGGAAATCCTCATAAACAGCAGAAACCTTCTGCTGTTCCTCCAATGCCAGTGAAGAAGCCGAACGGGGTGCAGGGGAGGGTTGAGACAGAAGAAGAGAGGAGGttaaggaagaagagagaattTGAGAAGCAGAGGCAAGAAGAGAAGCATAGGCAGCAGTTGAAGGAATCACAGAACAGTGTCTTGCAGAAGACTCAGATGATGTCATCTGGGAAGGGGCATGGTTCGGGTTCGGTTGCAGGATCTCGAATGGCAGCAGAGAAGAGAACTACACCCTTATTGAGTGCGGAGAGAATTGAAAATAGGTTGAAAAAGCCAACAACATTTTTGTGCAAAATGAA ATTCCGAAATGAACTTCCAGATCCAAGTGCACAACCTAAGCTTATGGCGTTCAAGAGGGATAAAGATCA ATATACGAAATATACAATCACGTCGCTGGAGAAAATGTACAAACCCAAACTTTTTGTGGAACCAGATCTTGGGATTCCTCTGGACCTGCTTGACCTCAGTGTTTATAA CCCTCCCAGTGTCAGACTACCTCTTGCTCCTGAAGACGAAGATTTGTTGCGAGATGATGTTGCGGCTACTCCTATAAAGAAAGACGGCTTAAAAAGAAAAGACAGGCCTACTGATAAAGGTGTAGCTTGGCTTGTCAAAACACAATATATATCTCCCCTCAGCATGGATTCAACAAAACAG TCTTTAACCGAAAAACAAGCTAAGGAGCTGAGAGAGATGAGAGGAGGCCGCAGCATGTTGGACAGTCGTAACAGTAG GGAAAGACAGATCAGGGAAATCGAAGCATCATTTGAAGCAGCTAAGTCACGCCCTGTTCATGCAACCAACAAATCTTTGTATCCTGTTGAGGTTTTGCCTTTGTTACCTGATTTTGATAG GTATGATGAACAGTTTGTTATTGCTGCATTTGATAATGCTCCTACAGCTGATTCAGAAATGTATAGTAAGTTGGACAAATCTGTTCGCGATGCCTGTGAATCAAAG GCACTTATGAAAAGTTATGTTGCAACCGGCTCAGATCCTGCAAATCCTGAGAAATTTTTGGCTTACATGACCCCAACACCTGGACAG CAGCTATCAAAGGATATATATGATGAAAATGAAGATGTCTCATATTCTTGGGTTCGCGAGTATCACTGGGAT GTTCGGGGTGATGATGCAGATGACCCTACAACATTCTTAGTTGCATTTGATGAGTCAGAAGCACGTTATGTG CCTCTTCCAACAAAACTTGTTTTAAGAAAAAAGAGGGCTAAAGAGGGAAGATCAAGTGATGAGGTTGAGCAATTTCCAATACCTGCAAGAGTGACTGTACGGCGGAGGTCAAGTGTTGCAGCAATCGAGCGAAAGGATTCACAG GTTTATACAAGTTCGAAAGCCAGTACTTCAAAGAGAAGGGGTCTAGAATTGGATGATGATCTCGAACAGCATCATCGACACAATTATCAATCTAGTGGAGCTGAAGATGACATGTCTGATTAA